The following coding sequences are from one Capsicum annuum cultivar UCD-10X-F1 chromosome 3, UCD10Xv1.1, whole genome shotgun sequence window:
- the LOC124897116 gene encoding uncharacterized protein LOC124897116 → MKWNKSGMSIMTDSSVHPHYMINQEDYNQWYFYHSHLIIENSKHIAQVEYQPTADRHEALARRHIRSYQISQSFVNDNNQSEVVKQITAQFASIFLESMTAASLGTRLTFDSEYTPPNEYEQPPLI, encoded by the exons ATGAAATGGAACAAAAGTGGAATGAGCATTATGACAGACAGTAGTGTTCACCCCCATTACATGATCAACCAAGAAGATTACAATCAATGGTATTTCTATCACTCGCACCTtataattgaaaattcaaaacataTTGCTCAAGTTGAATATCAACCAACGGCAGACAGACATGAAGCATTG gctAGGAGACATATAAGGTCATATCAAATTTCTCAAAGTTTTGTGAATGATAATAATCAATCAGAAGTGGTGAAGCAAATTACAGCGCAATTTGCATCGATTTTTCTAGAGTCAATGACTGCTGCCTCTTTGGGTACGCGTTTGACTTTTGATTCAGAGTACACACCGCCGAATGAATATGAGCAACCACCATTAATTTAA